Below is a window of Chiroxiphia lanceolata isolate bChiLan1 chromosome 9, bChiLan1.pri, whole genome shotgun sequence DNA.
tacacaggCACatgaagaaagacttttttattatgtgtatatataaaatatatacttgaTGAAAAGGCCCTCCAATTATAAATGCAGAACCACAAGCTGAATATAATTTggcatttttcccctttaaaaatgaattttttttaaaaaaagagtcaaATTCTGACTCCCTGCACAGAATGTGACAGGGATTGCGAGTGAGGGCAGCGTTCTTTCCTGCCAGGGCAGTTCCAGACTTCCATTCTTTTGACAGGATGGTTTTTATACTAACATGGATTTTAAATTAGAGAGGaaaatgcagagcagcagaatcCAAGctgaaaattctgctttttcaactcttaaaaagcagaaaaagcaatcTGCAGGTCTCTGATTCTCAACTCTCCACTGGGAAGAGAGGCCAGCAGAAGGAAGGCTGTGGCACAGCTCCCTGGagctcctcagcagctgctACAATCATTTTGCAAGGTAGTTTTTTTGCTAGAAAATGCACTTTAAGTGTACCTGTGCACAAACtggtgctgccagcacaggcaccacccccccaaaaaaattaatcatttaaaaaaatgtaaacccAGTGATGTTTCATCAGATCTCTACGACTTGGCCTCTGCTTTATCAGCAAAGCTCAGGCAACTTTGGTCTTGTTTGACTTGGCAAATGCAACCAGGACCCCCCTGTGCAGAgaccccagtgctgctcccattCCCTTGTCCAGGAAAGACATGAATTCAGCTTCCTAATAAAGATAAGGATCAGAAGGAATGCTTTGGAAAGCTTAAGGACTTAGCCACATGGTAAAAGAGCAGCCGCTCCAAGCCAGGGAACGGCTGGGACCTTACAGAGTGTTGGTGCTTGGCCTTGCCTAGGtgagctggggaggagctgccCCTCTCCTATAACAAAATGCAGGTTTTCTTGTCCTTGAAAGGGTTCTCAGAAGCAGGAATGCCCATGAGCAATGGGTCCTTCTTGGCGTGTTCCTCACAGTACAGCATCAGGTCTGCCGAGGCTTTGGACACCTgcaggagacagggaaaaataaacagagaacGGGGTTTCCCATGGGAACAGGATCAAAGGTGCTGAGAGCTGTGATGGGTACAGAGTCCCTGTCAGGGATGGGAGAGGTACTTGGAGATAGACACATTCTGTCTCCTTGCTTCATcctcagggaggaggaaaggatggACCCTGCTGCTCTTTGGAATTCATTTGCGGCACCAGGTAAAGGTTCCACCTGGCTCCTACACAGAAAACTGGGAATAAACAGAAGGGGGTTCAAAATAATACAGTGGGTTGTAATGAGGAATTTCTCATCTATCCTGcagagacagggaagaaaacGGGGGGGAAGgttcctgctgccagggggcagggttagatgggatattgggccACAAGAACTGGatttatttacatttgctgAGCTGAAATGTTGATGTCACATtttcagatgggaaaaaatCACTGAGCTGTGggtgcacagacacacacacactctgttATGTTGTCCTACAGCTcgaaggggaaaaaaacaaggaaagaaaggaggggtgAGGAAGGACGTGCTGTCACCTTTATCCTCTCTATTGAGGCTTCTATCCTGAGCTGCTGCACGGTCCTTCGGGCCTGAGCAATGTTGTTGGTTGTGGTGGCTGTTTTGCCAGACATTTTCAGTGGAGCAGGGAAGTTCTGTTTGAAAAGACAGTGGGTTATTTTTCCAGAAGGTGGCACAGTACCTTAAACAGCTTTTACACAGAGGCATCCACGACACACTGcaaaaagggcattttttttttttttttgtcattaagACACCCAACAGGACCAGGCAGTTGAGAAACAGCTCTGGAAGTAAAACATCCTCCAAAAAAAAGCATGGAGCTTCTGTGCAGGTTTCTGCCCCTTGGCTGAGCCAGTGGTAGTGAGGAGGATGGGCAGAACCATGGCTGGTCTGGCAAAAATTCCAGCACAGCTTTGGCAGCTTGATTCCCATTTGCAGTTCCCCATGGGCTTCCAGGAGAGCCCAGTGTGTATCAGGATCCATGTGCTTCCCTGAGCACATGGAAGGAGACTTGCTCCTGAGCCCACCAAAGAGCAAGGAGTGAGCCAGgacagaaccatggaatcatgtaggttggaaaagccctctcagatcatcgagttcaactgtcccccagcactgccaaggccaccactgacccatgtccccatgtgTCACATCcatacagcttttaaatccctccagggatggggactccaccactgccctgggcagctgtgccagggctggacaaccatttctgtgaagaaataatATCCATGGCACAGGCTGATCTCAGCATCCCTGACTGTTTCATAGAGGCTCATGGTGGAGCAGgcacccacctgcagcccatggagggaCTGAGGACTGTGCAGCACTGCATTCCCAAGGATATCCCTACAGGCATTGCAGCAGCCAAGAGCTTAGTGCTAAATTAGCCCAGTGCtaaatgtccaaggccaggctggacagggcttggagcaatctggtctgatggaaggcgtccctgcccacagcagggggtgaAACaagaggagctttaaggtccctcccaacccaaaccagcctgtgattCCAAGTTATT
It encodes the following:
- the GNG12 gene encoding guanine nucleotide-binding protein G(I)/G(S)/G(O) subunit gamma-12 — translated: MSGKTATTTNNIAQARRTVQQLRIEASIERIKVSKASADLMLYCEEHAKKDPLLMGIPASENPFKDKKTCILL